Genomic segment of Polycladomyces abyssicola:
CTTCTTCCGGCTCTTCGTCTTTCTTCCCTTTTTTCAACCAACCCAATAGGCCGCGTTTTTCTTCCTCTTCCTCATCAAATTTGGGACGGTAACGCGGCTCCAGTTCTTTCAACTCTTTTCGTTTTTGCTCTTCACGCTTGGCCCGGCGTTCCAGAATGGAAAACTCGGTGAAATCGATGTCCTCCGAATCACGCTGAAACATGCGCTCCAGCTCTTCCACTTCCTTGCCACGTACTTTGGACAACCAGATTGATCCCACTACCGCACCGATAATCACCACAGCGAGAATAATCCAAACATATACGGGGATCAAGCTAAAAACCCCCTCCAACAGCATGGCATGCAACCATACCATCAATGTTACACCTCCCTGAAAATGAACGCACTTTGCTCACGATTGGTGTCAGTCGGTTTGTGAACACCATCGTTTCCCGCCGTCCCCATACAGAAAAGTTGTAGCAATCCCCGCATCTTTTGTCAAATCCGCCCCGTTTTTAAATCGACGCGACGGATGGTTATTTCCCGGGAAACGACAACTGCCGGTTAATCCAACCGGCAGTCGACACATTATTTCCCTTGAAATTCCGGTTTCCGTTTTTGAAGAAAAGCATCCATTCCTTCCAGGCGATCCCGGGTATCGAAAGTCAGACCAAAACAAACCGCCTCCAACTGCAAGCCGGATTGCAAATCCGTCTCCGCTCCTTGATTGATTGTTCGTTTGATGTATTTCATGGCAATGGGCGCCTTTTTGGCAAGCACTTCCGCCAGCCGCTTCGCCTCGTCCAGCAACTTGTCGGGCGACGTCACTTTTTGTACCAATCCCAAACGATATGCCTCAGCGGCAGAAATCATTTCCCCGGTCAAACACCAGTATTTCGCGGTCGCCTTCCCAACCAACCGCGCCAATCGCTGGGTTCCGCCAAATCCCGGAATCACGCCCAGATTCACTTCCGGTAGACCGAACTTGGCATTTTCCGACGCGATCAAAATATCACCGCTCATCGCCAACTCGCACCCGCCACCCAAGGCGAAACCGTTGACGGCCATAATCACCGGCTTGTCCAGCTCTTCAATTTTGCTGAAGAGCGCCTGCCCCTTTGCGGCCAACCGTTGTGCTTCGTCAGCCGATTCGATTTGCCTCAGCTCGCTTATGTCGGCCCCCGCAACGAAAGCTTTTTCTCCCGCTCCTGTTATGATCAAACAGCGCACGTCTTCATTTTGCGCCACCCAATCGACCGCATCGGACAATTCCTCCAACGTTTCACGATTGAGCGCATTGAGCACCTGCGGCCGCTGAATGGTCAAAAGTGCCCATCCGTTTCCTTGTTCCAGCACAATATTGTTCCATTCCACGCTGCAACACCTCCTGGTTCGTCATCTGGATCCATGTCTGGATATGAATTCGTTGTCGAATGGTGCACTTCCTTCCCATCCGATTGATCCATCCTATTCCACCTGTACCCGTGAACGGCAGACGGCGTTGTACCCGTACCCTTTCCGATTCCATTTGGCCCGCAGCGGTTGCATACGGCCAGCTGTGTCCGCCGCCCGCGACCAGATTTCGTATTTCCCCGGTTGCAGATCCTTCCAGTTCCAACTCCATTGAACCCATGCGTAGGGATGATCCCAGGGGCGTTGCTGTAGCCGTGCGCGATGCCAATGCTCCCCACGGTCGACAGAAACCTCCACTCTCCTGATCACGCCCTTTCCCGTCCACGCAAGCCCCTCCACCCGGTGATGCCCCGTTTTCAGCACCGAAAAATCATGGGGATACCGGATGAGAGAATTGACGCGGAGAACAGTGACGGGTCTTTTTCCCTCATCACTGTGGGGAAAGGGATAGTAGTGGTAATCTTCCTTTTGATAGTAGCCTTGAAACTGTTCCGTTACCACTTCGATACGGCTCAACCATTTCACAGACGCCATCGCATACCAACCCGGCACAATCAGCCGCAGAGGGGCACCGTGTTCCGGTGACAGTAGTCGACCGTTTTGGGCATAAGCCACCAACGTGTCCGGGTGAAGTGATTTGCCGAGGGGTAAGCTCCGAGCAAATGGCCCCTTATCCTTCCCTTCTCCATCGATACCCCAACACACGACTTCCCGGGCTGTAGAGCAGATACCGGCTTCCTGCAACAAATCACGGAGCGGAACGCCCGTCCATTCTGCCTGGCTGATGGCTCCTTCATTCCAGGGTACGCCGTATACTCGTGGGCGGAATAAGGTTCTGCGGTTGCCCGCGCATTCCATCACCGACACCACTGACTTGGCTGGTCTGGACCGGATATCTTCGCAACTCAGGGTCAAGGGACAACGTACCGCACCAACCACTTGTAAACCGTCCACTTTCGACGCAGGATAATTGTAATGATTTCGACGGTACCATAAACCGTCCGGTGTCATCCAATCCGTGATCCAACGAACGGGGGAACTTTGATTCTCCGGTTGCATCGTTACTGTCTTACGAAACAATTGTTGTGGACGTGACGGTTTCATCCCATTCCACCTTCCTGCAGCATGTTCCGTCATGATGGAGAAACCCCGTTGAGCGGAATCAAACATAGCCTGGTCATCACCCGGTCCGGCTATCCTCCTCTGCACCCTCGATCAGCCGGTCGGTCCTCCTTCCGTTTTCCCCTGCAGCAAATGGTCCAGCGTCGTCCGGTCCAATACGTGCGCCACTGTATCTCGAACCAACGCCCACAACGGTTTCAACAGACAATCCCCCTCCAACGGACACGGTTCGTATGCCGTCACACTGACACAGCTCATGGGGGCCAACGGTCCCTCCAGCTTGCGGATCACTTCTCCGATCACTATCTCCTCAGGCGCAAGTCGCAGGGAATATCCGCCTTGGGCCCCCCGTTTGCTCTTCACGTACCCGTTGGCTTTCAACTGAAGCAAAATCTGCTCCAAATAATGATTGGGAACTAACGTTTTTTCCGCAATCTCCGATATGGGAACCACATCCCCTTTACGTAACCCCAACAACAACAAGGCACGCAGGGCGTACTCCCCGCGGCTGGAAACCTTCATGCTTTCCTCCCATCCCTACCATCCCGAGCAGAATGGTCGACAATGATGTTACACCCTGTCGGTTATATGTATATACACATGGCGACAAATATGTACCTGTGTTTTTGCATATCCGAACAAAATGCGGATTGACATCGATTCATCAAGTGTATATATTGTATATACACACTATTCATGATGGAGAGTGATTGTTTGAACATCACGATTTCCCACTCTTCGAAAGAACCGATCTACCAACAAATCATCGACCAGATCCGACATCAGATTTTAATAGGCGCCGTCCGTCCGGGAGATCCACTGCCTTCCATCCGGCAATTGGCCCGGGATTTACGGGTGAGCGTCATTACGACGAAGCGCGCATATGAAGAACTGGAACGGGAGGGATTAATCCGATCCGTCGTTGGGAAAGGATCCTACATCGCTCCGGGAAACACCATGGATACGCTTCGAGAGCAACGGATCTCCCAACTGCGGTGCCGTTTGCAACAACTGGTGGAAGAAGCCGCAGAACTCGGCTTAAGCCGTGAGGAATTGATCACTTGGGTACGACAATGTGACTGCGGGGAGGATCAGGAATCATGAAGGCATTGGAAGTCCGACATCTGTCCAAAGCCTTTCGGGGTTTTGCGCTTCAGGACGTCTCGTTCTCATTGGAAGAGGGATACATCACAGGTTTTATCGGGGAAAATGGGTCTGGCAAAAGCACCACAATCAAGCTCATCCTGCAACTTCTGATCCCCGATTCGGGGGAAATTCGGATATTCGGACTGGACCCATCCCGACACAGTCGGGAGATCAAAGAACGTATCGGCTTTGTGTTCGATGAACACCATTTCTACGAACATCTCACCGCTGATGAGATGAAACGCATCATCGCCCCTTTTTACAAACGATGGAATGAGCGGTTGTTTCAACGTTACGTCCGCGATTTCGATCTCCCGCTCCACCAAAAAATCAAGCACCTCTCCAAGGGAATGAAAATGAAACTGTCGCTTGCATTCGCCCTCGCTCACGAACCGGATCTCATCATCATGGATGAACCCACATCCGGCCTCGATCCCGTCTTTCGTCGAGAGATACTCGATTTGTTGCGAGAGATCATGCTGGACGAGCGCAAAACCATCTTCTTTTCCACCCATATCACCACGGATCTGGAACAGATCGCCGACCGCATCATCTTTCTGCACAAAGGTCGCGTGGTATGGGACGAGACCAAAGACCGGATTGAAGAGACATATGCCTTGGTCAAAGGGGATACCCGATGGCTCACGCCGGAAGCGCGTCAAGCATTGATCGGCGTGCGGGAAACGGATGTGGGATTTGAAGGGTTGGCTGCCGACGCGGACCAGGTACATCAACTGTTGGGTGACCGTTGTGTGATGGAGAAGCCGTCACTGGAAGACATCATGTATTTTACGATCAAAGGAGGGCGTTCCGCTTGAATGTATGGCGTTTGATCGTCAAAGATCTGCGTGTGCAGAAATACATGTTTCTCGTCGCGCTATTCTTCGCTTTTGTTAACATGGTACTGACCAAGATGAACCAGCTGGTCACCATCGTCATCCTCGCCTATATGTTGATCACAAGCTCCATTCAGTATGACGAAAAGCAGCGAACATCCGTATTGCTCAACTGCCTCCCCATCACCCGCCGATCTTTTGTCGCATCCAAATATTTAAGTATTTTCCTGTATACATTGATCTCTGTGGTGATGGTGTTTCTGGTCAATCTGGCCGCCCTGCTCATC
This window contains:
- a CDS encoding enoyl-CoA hydratase-related protein, with amino-acid sequence MEWNNIVLEQGNGWALLTIQRPQVLNALNRETLEELSDAVDWVAQNEDVRCLIITGAGEKAFVAGADISELRQIESADEAQRLAAKGQALFSKIEELDKPVIMAVNGFALGGGCELAMSGDILIASENAKFGLPEVNLGVIPGFGGTQRLARLVGKATAKYWCLTGEMISAAEAYRLGLVQKVTSPDKLLDEAKRLAEVLAKKAPIAMKYIKRTINQGAETDLQSGLQLEAVCFGLTFDTRDRLEGMDAFLQKRKPEFQGK
- a CDS encoding sulfite oxidase, producing MKPSRPQQLFRKTVTMQPENQSSPVRWITDWMTPDGLWYRRNHYNYPASKVDGLQVVGAVRCPLTLSCEDIRSRPAKSVVSVMECAGNRRTLFRPRVYGVPWNEGAISQAEWTGVPLRDLLQEAGICSTAREVVCWGIDGEGKDKGPFARSLPLGKSLHPDTLVAYAQNGRLLSPEHGAPLRLIVPGWYAMASVKWLSRIEVVTEQFQGYYQKEDYHYYPFPHSDEGKRPVTVLRVNSLIRYPHDFSVLKTGHHRVEGLAWTGKGVIRRVEVSVDRGEHWHRARLQQRPWDHPYAWVQWSWNWKDLQPGKYEIWSRAADTAGRMQPLRAKWNRKGYGYNAVCRSRVQVE
- a CDS encoding RrF2 family transcriptional regulator, producing MKVSSRGEYALRALLLLGLRKGDVVPISEIAEKTLVPNHYLEQILLQLKANGYVKSKRGAQGGYSLRLAPEEIVIGEVIRKLEGPLAPMSCVSVTAYEPCPLEGDCLLKPLWALVRDTVAHVLDRTTLDHLLQGKTEGGPTG
- a CDS encoding GntR family transcriptional regulator, which produces MNITISHSSKEPIYQQIIDQIRHQILIGAVRPGDPLPSIRQLARDLRVSVITTKRAYEELEREGLIRSVVGKGSYIAPGNTMDTLREQRISQLRCRLQQLVEEAAELGLSREELITWVRQCDCGEDQES
- a CDS encoding ABC transporter ATP-binding protein, with product MKALEVRHLSKAFRGFALQDVSFSLEEGYITGFIGENGSGKSTTIKLILQLLIPDSGEIRIFGLDPSRHSREIKERIGFVFDEHHFYEHLTADEMKRIIAPFYKRWNERLFQRYVRDFDLPLHQKIKHLSKGMKMKLSLAFALAHEPDLIIMDEPTSGLDPVFRREILDLLREIMLDERKTIFFSTHITTDLEQIADRIIFLHKGRVVWDETKDRIEETYALVKGDTRWLTPEARQALIGVRETDVGFEGLAADADQVHQLLGDRCVMEKPSLEDIMYFTIKGGRSA